The Paenibacillus antri genome contains the following window.
TTTCTATATAACACGTTGGACTCGATCTACTGGATGGCGACGCTGCAGAAGAACGAAGATATCGCGCAGATGGCGGTGTCGCTGTCGGAGAGCTTCAAGTTAAGTCTTAACAAAGGCAAAGAGACGATCCCCGTGTTCAAGGAACTGAAGCATGTCGAACATTATTTGACGATCCAAAACATTCGGTTTAATAAACGGTTTACGTACGTTCAAGACGTCGACGAGTCGATTCTCGGCATGGAGATGTTAAAGCTGCTGCTGCAGCCGCTTGTCGAAAACGCGATCTACCACGGGCTGGAGCCGAAGGTCGGGGAAGGTACGATCCGCGTCACCGGCAAGAGGGAGGACGACTTTATCGTCTTCGCGGTGGAGGACGACGGCGTCGGCATTCGGGATATGGCCGCGACCGCCCAAGGGTACGGGTTATCGAACGTGAGGGAACGCTTGGCGTTGTATTACGGGCCGACCAGCGCGCTGCGAATAACGAGCGGCGTCGGCGTCGGGACCCGCGTGGAACTTCGCTTCCAACCCACTCGTTAGGAGGAGATAGGCGTGCTGAAAGCGGTCGTGTTCGACGACGAGCATATCGTGCTGCAGGGGCTTAAGACGATGGTGGATTGGGAAAGCTTCGGCATCGAGCTGGCCGGTACGGCCGAGAACGGGACGTCGGCGCTGCGCTTGTTCCGGGACGTACGTCCGGATCTCCTTCTTACGGACATCCGCATGCCCGGCATGGACGGCTTGCAATTGATCGAAGCCGCGCTCGCGGAGGCGCCTGAGACGTACTGCATCGTGTTCAGCGGCTTTAACGAATTCGATTACGTCAAGCGCGCGATCCAATTGGGCGTCGCGGATTATTTGGAGAAGCCCATCACCGTGCCGTCGATCGAGCGGGCGATCGGCAAGGCGGTAGGCAGAATCAACGAGCAGAAGGAAACGACGTCGTACAAGCGGCGATGGGAGGACGGCAAAAGGGAGTTGTTGGAGAAGTCGACGTCGGATTTACTGCTGCTCGGCGAGGACGAGAAATGGCGGGAGCCCTTCGGTCCTCAAGCGGATCACGTCGTCGGCGTGACCGTCCTCGCCTATTGCGGCGAGTTCCAAGTGCCGGAACAGCCCGAGTATCGTACCGTTTACGTGCGGGTCGGGGAGGAGCGGTTCGCGGTCGTGTTCCACTTTATCGATCCCGGGCACGCGTTCTGGGAACGACTTGCGCAGGAAGACGAGCGGGAGGACATCGCCGTCGGCGCGGGACGGACATACGCGGACCCGGCGCAAGCGGTCTTCAGTTTCTCGGAAGCGAAGCGCGCGCTTCGCTCCGCTTGTTTCCTCGATGCGAGCGGGTTGCTGCGCTTCGAGGAACTGGGGGAGCTCATTACGTCGCCCGAAGGGTTGACCGAGAGAGAGGAAGCCATGATCCTATCGATGCGCGCCGGCAACATCGCGGGCGTGATGGAGCAGGTGGACCGCTTCCTCGCTTGGCTGCAGTCGGAGAAGGTGGGGCCGGATGTGGCCGAACGCGAAATGGTGAAGCTCCTGTACTTCGCCATGGAGGCTTCCAAGGAGGGGGAAGCGGCGGAGGGCGGTGAGCCGTTCCTTCCGCACGTCGAAATCCGCGAGGCGCTTACGAGGGGCAGAGTGCATGAATGGTTTCGCGAACGAATGGAGCGCATCGCGGCTTCCTCGTCGGAGCGGCGGGAAACGACGAAGCATGCGGCGGTGGATCGAGCGATGTCGTTCATCGACAGGAACCTGTCTCGCGATCTGTCGCTCGAAGAGGTCGCGGGGCACGTCGGCATGAACGCTTCGTATTTCAGCGTGTTGTTCAAGGAGGTCATGGGCGAGACGTACATCAAATACGTAACGCGTTCCCGCATGGAGCTGGCGAAGCGGATGCTCGGGCAAGGCCTCAAGGTGAACGAGGTCAGCGAACGAGTCGGCTATCGCGCGTATCGCCACTTCTCGGAGGTGTTCAAGCGATACGCGGGAACGACTCCCGGACAATACAAGGAAGGAGGAGGGGATCCGAAGTGATCCCCTTCCGCGTTCCCCCTCCCAAAAAAAACGTACGCGAATCCATAAAATGCGGCAGTGCCGAAACGAGGGCGAGCCGCTTTATAATGAGCGTACAGGGAACCCGGGCCCTTATGTAAACCTCGTTGGATAACGAAAAGGGGGATATCCTATGCGCAAGGCGAAACGATTCGGCACAGGGCTTATCTGTTTGACCTTGTTCGGCAGCTTGTTGGCGGCATGCGGCGGGGGGGCGGCGACGACCTCGGAGCCGAATGAAAGCGCTGCCGCCGATCCGAACGGAACGACGGCGGAGACGCCTTCCGATAACGCGGCACCCGCCGAGAAAGTCACGATCTCGCTGCTGACGGATAATACGCAGGATGCGGTGGCCGGCGCGAAAGCGTTGATCGAAGCGTTCCAGGCGAAATACCCGAACGTAACGGTGGAACACGAGACGCGTCCGCAAGGCAGCGAAGGCGACAACTTCGTGAAGACGCGCCTGGCGACCGGCGATATGAACGACGTATTTTTCTACAACTCCGGTTCGTTAATGCAAGCGTTGAACCCGGAGCTCAATATGGCGGACCTGACGAACGAGCCGTTCCAAGCGGACGTCGTCGATTCGTTCAAGCCGACCGTCACGTTCAACGGCAAAATTTACGGCGCGCCGGTCGGTTCGACCATGGGCGGCGGCTGGTTTTATAACAAGAAAATTTACGCCGACCTCGGCTTGTCCGTTCCGAAAACCTGGGATGAGCTGATGGCGAACAACGATAAGATCAAAGCGGCCGGCATGACGCCGATTATAGGGTCTTATAAGGAGACCTGGACGTCCCAGCTGATCATGCTTGCGGATTACTACAACGTGCAGGCGCAGGTTCCGACGTTCGCGGACGATTATACCGCCAATAAGGCGAAATACGCGTCGACGCCCGCCGCGCTGCGAAGCTTCGAGAAGCTGGAGGAGACGGTCGGTTATATGAACAAGGATTTCTTGGCGACGACCTACGACGGCGGTCTGAAGATGCTCGCGGAAGGCCAAGGCGCGCATTACCCGATGCTCACGTTCGCCGTACCGGCCATCGTGCAGAACAGCCCGGACAAGATCGACGACATCGGCTTCTTCGCGCAGCCGGGCGATTCCGCGGACCGGAACGGCCTTACGGTATGGATGCCGGGAGCCGCCTATGTATACAAGAACGGCGAGCATATCGAAGAAGCGAAGCGGTTCGCGGCGTTCGTCGCCTCCGTCGAAGGCATCGCGGCGCTCTCCAAGGTATCGAAGCCTTCCGGGCCATACGTCGTCAAAGGCGCGGTCATGCCGGACGACACGCCGCAGGTCATCTTGGATATGCTGCCGTATTTCGAGAACGACCGGACGGCTCCGGCTCTGGAATTTTTATCTCCGATCAAGGGTCCGAACTTGGAGCAAATTACGGTCGAGGTCGGCTCCGGCTTGCGATCTGCCGCGGACGCCGCGGCGATGTACGACAAGGACGTGGAAAAGCAAGCGCAGCAGCTCGGGCTTGAAGGCTGGTAATCGACGGAATCGACGATTCGCGTTCGGCCCTGCCGCGTCGGCGCGGGGCCGAACCTATCCTACAAGCGTTGAGGGGGGAAAAAGATGAACAAGGTCGTCAAGCGGACCTATTCCTATTATTTTTTGATTCCGGCGGCCGTCATCTACCTCGTCATCTTCATTCTGCCTACCGTGATGTCCTTCTTCTTCAGCATGACGAGGTGGACGCTGGCGGAATGGGAGTTCATCGGATTTCAAAACTTCGCGACCTTCTTCCAAGAGCAGTCGCTCAGCATCGGCTTCCGAAACACCTTCGTGTACGCGGTCGTTACGTGCGGCTTGAAAGTGGTCCTCGGCTTGCTGCTCGGGGTGTTCCTCACGAGCGGCCTCAAGACGAAAGGGTATTTGAGATCGGTCGTGTTCTTTCCGACGTTAGTGAGCACGATCGCCGTCGGGATCGCCTTCGGCATGATGATGCACCCGACGCAGGGGTTGTTGAATACAGCGCTTGCCGCCGTCGGCATTCCCGGTCCGGACTGGCTCGGGAACGTTCGGATCGCTCTGCTGTCCGTAGCGCTCGTCGACGTCTGGAAGGGCGTCGGGTTCGCGACGGTCATCTACATCGCCGGCATCATGTCCATCCCGGAGGAGTATTCCGAAGCGCTGCAGATCGACGGAGGCAACGCGTTCGATAAGTTTTGGAACATCATCGTACCGCTCAGCCGGCCGGCGACGAACGCCGTTATCATCCTCGCGTTCATCGGGGGCCTTCGCTCCTTCGACCTGATCTGGACGATGACGAAGGGCGGTCCGGGCTTCGCGACGGATTTGATCGCCTCTATTATTTATAAGCAGTATCAAGCCGGGTTTTACGGTCTGTCCACCGCGGGCAACGTGATCTTATTCCTGTTCGTCACGCTGCTGGTCTACCCGCTGACGATGTACTTGAACCGGAAAGAGGTGGATCTATGAGCCGGAAACTGCGAACGTTCGGAATCGAGGCGGTCGCGGTGCTGCTTTCCGTCGCGATCTTTTGGGTGCCGCTCTATTTCGTCTTCGTGAACGCCTTGAAGGATAGCAAGGAAGCGTCCGAGCTGACGATCGACTGGCCTTCTTCCATTCACTTGTGGAGCAATGTGAAAGAAGTCGTTACGGCCCGCGATT
Protein-coding sequences here:
- a CDS encoding response regulator, which gives rise to MLKAVVFDDEHIVLQGLKTMVDWESFGIELAGTAENGTSALRLFRDVRPDLLLTDIRMPGMDGLQLIEAALAEAPETYCIVFSGFNEFDYVKRAIQLGVADYLEKPITVPSIERAIGKAVGRINEQKETTSYKRRWEDGKRELLEKSTSDLLLLGEDEKWREPFGPQADHVVGVTVLAYCGEFQVPEQPEYRTVYVRVGEERFAVVFHFIDPGHAFWERLAQEDEREDIAVGAGRTYADPAQAVFSFSEAKRALRSACFLDASGLLRFEELGELITSPEGLTEREEAMILSMRAGNIAGVMEQVDRFLAWLQSEKVGPDVAEREMVKLLYFAMEASKEGEAAEGGEPFLPHVEIREALTRGRVHEWFRERMERIAASSSERRETTKHAAVDRAMSFIDRNLSRDLSLEEVAGHVGMNASYFSVLFKEVMGETYIKYVTRSRMELAKRMLGQGLKVNEVSERVGYRAYRHFSEVFKRYAGTTPGQYKEGGGDPK
- a CDS encoding ABC transporter substrate-binding protein encodes the protein MRKAKRFGTGLICLTLFGSLLAACGGGAATTSEPNESAAADPNGTTAETPSDNAAPAEKVTISLLTDNTQDAVAGAKALIEAFQAKYPNVTVEHETRPQGSEGDNFVKTRLATGDMNDVFFYNSGSLMQALNPELNMADLTNEPFQADVVDSFKPTVTFNGKIYGAPVGSTMGGGWFYNKKIYADLGLSVPKTWDELMANNDKIKAAGMTPIIGSYKETWTSQLIMLADYYNVQAQVPTFADDYTANKAKYASTPAALRSFEKLEETVGYMNKDFLATTYDGGLKMLAEGQGAHYPMLTFAVPAIVQNSPDKIDDIGFFAQPGDSADRNGLTVWMPGAAYVYKNGEHIEEAKRFAAFVASVEGIAALSKVSKPSGPYVVKGAVMPDDTPQVILDMLPYFENDRTAPALEFLSPIKGPNLEQITVEVGSGLRSAADAAAMYDKDVEKQAQQLGLEGW
- a CDS encoding carbohydrate ABC transporter permease, whose translation is MNKVVKRTYSYYFLIPAAVIYLVIFILPTVMSFFFSMTRWTLAEWEFIGFQNFATFFQEQSLSIGFRNTFVYAVVTCGLKVVLGLLLGVFLTSGLKTKGYLRSVVFFPTLVSTIAVGIAFGMMMHPTQGLLNTALAAVGIPGPDWLGNVRIALLSVALVDVWKGVGFATVIYIAGIMSIPEEYSEALQIDGGNAFDKFWNIIVPLSRPATNAVIILAFIGGLRSFDLIWTMTKGGPGFATDLIASIIYKQYQAGFYGLSTAGNVILFLFVTLLVYPLTMYLNRKEVDL